A window of Nicotiana tabacum cultivar K326 chromosome 24, ASM71507v2, whole genome shotgun sequence contains these coding sequences:
- the LOC142178314 gene encoding serine/threonine-protein kinase CTR1-like, with product MGWIGLLQVAIMKRLRHPNIVLFMGVVIQPPNLSIVTEYLSRGSLYRLLHRPGARELLDERRRLCMAYDVANGMNYLHKRNPPIVHRDLKSPNLLVDKKYTVKVCDFGLSRFKANTFLSSKTAAGTVSS from the exons GTTGCAATAATGAAGCGGTTGCGACATCCAAATATTGTACTTTTTATGGGTGTTGTCATTCAGCCACCAAATTTGTCCATAGTTACTGAATATTTATCGAG AGGTAGCTTATATAGACTTCTTCATAGACCTGGTGCGAGAGAGTTGTTAGATGAAAGACGTCGGCTGTGTATGGCTTACGATGTG GCAAATGGGATGAATTATCTTCACAAACGCAATCCTCCCATTGTTCACCGAGATTTAAAATCTCCAAATCTGCTAGTGGACAAAAAATATACAGTGAAG GTCTGTGATTTTGGTCTTTCTCGTTTCAAAGCTAATACATTTCTTTCATCAAAGACTGCTGCCGGAACTGTAAGTTCCTGA